A single region of the Streptomyces sp. NBC_01262 genome encodes:
- a CDS encoding dioxygenase family protein yields MTTPTSQERMPALYLSHGAPPLADDPVWPGELAAWSAGLPRPKAILMVSAHWEEAPLALGATTTVPLVYDFWGFPRHYYEVRYAAPGAPALAESVRKLLRGAGTPVQDVPDRGLDHGAYVPLVEMFPAADIPVLQVSMPTLDPAGLYEIGRKLAPLRDEGVLIVGSGFFTHNLAALRHAGGGVPGWSSEFDDWGQRSLEAQDIDALLDFEHKSPAGRLAHPRTEHFAPLFVTLGAADGELGEQRSVIDGFWMGMAKRSIQIG; encoded by the coding sequence ATGACCACCCCCACCAGCCAGGAGCGCATGCCCGCGCTCTACCTCTCGCACGGCGCCCCGCCGCTGGCCGACGACCCCGTCTGGCCGGGTGAGCTGGCCGCCTGGTCCGCCGGGCTTCCCAGGCCGAAGGCCATCCTCATGGTCTCGGCCCACTGGGAGGAGGCCCCGCTCGCCCTGGGCGCGACCACCACCGTGCCGCTCGTCTACGACTTCTGGGGCTTCCCCCGGCACTACTACGAGGTCCGGTACGCCGCCCCCGGCGCCCCCGCCCTCGCCGAATCCGTACGCAAGCTGCTGCGCGGCGCCGGCACCCCGGTGCAGGACGTCCCGGACCGGGGCCTGGACCACGGGGCGTACGTCCCGCTGGTGGAGATGTTCCCGGCGGCCGACATCCCGGTGCTGCAGGTGTCGATGCCGACCCTCGACCCGGCCGGGCTGTACGAGATCGGGCGGAAGCTGGCGCCGCTGCGCGACGAGGGCGTACTGATCGTCGGGAGCGGCTTCTTCACGCACAACCTGGCCGCCCTGCGGCACGCCGGCGGCGGGGTTCCGGGGTGGTCCTCGGAGTTCGACGACTGGGGTCAGCGCTCGCTGGAGGCGCAGGACATCGACGCGCTGCTGGACTTCGAGCACAAGTCCCCCGCCGGGCGCCTGGCGCACCCCCGAACGGAACATTTCGCACCCCTGTTCGTTACCCTCGGTGCGGCCGATGGTGAGCTCGGGGAGCAGCGCAGCGTCATCGACGGTTTCTGGATGGGCATGGCCAAGCGCTCCATCCAGATCGGCTGA
- a CDS encoding MarR family winged helix-turn-helix transcriptional regulator — protein MTTTVTAEPRWLSEEEQRAWRAYMASAQLVSDALDRQLQRDAGMPHAYYTLLVWLSETPERRMRMTELAERSKITRSRLSHAISRLEQNGWVRRENCPSDRRGQLAVLTDEGFAALAAAAPGHVEAVRSAIFDRLSPEQIQQLGEIHRVIAAGLQPKTGAGAAVDLPWLR, from the coding sequence ATGACGACGACCGTGACCGCCGAACCCCGCTGGCTCAGCGAGGAGGAACAGCGCGCCTGGCGCGCCTACATGGCCTCGGCCCAACTGGTCTCTGACGCTCTCGACCGCCAGCTCCAGCGCGATGCCGGCATGCCCCACGCCTACTACACCCTGCTGGTGTGGCTCTCGGAGACCCCTGAACGCCGCATGCGCATGACGGAATTGGCCGAGCGCTCGAAGATTACGCGCAGCAGGCTCTCCCACGCCATCTCCCGGCTGGAGCAGAACGGCTGGGTCCGCCGCGAGAACTGCCCCAGTGACCGCCGCGGTCAGCTCGCCGTCCTCACCGACGAGGGCTTCGCCGCCCTCGCCGCAGCCGCCCCCGGGCACGTCGAGGCGGTGCGCAGCGCCATCTTCGACCGGCTCAGCCCCGAGCAGATCCAGCAGCTCGGCGAGATCCACCGCGTGATCGCGGCGGGCCTCCAGCCGAAAACGGGAGCGGGTGCGGCCGTCGATCTGCCCTGGCTGCGCTAG
- a CDS encoding peptidoglycan-binding domain-containing protein — MATESRRPVIEPTRVIGPLRTVRRLDDDELFRPAEAAVQAAVQAAAQTAAQAAEPAAAGEEDDTQVLSSVPASTAPSAPGAPGAPGWWSRRARLTLVVAGSVGAGFLLATVLMARVIVPGGGDAAAAGGSSPQPSVSPSASASAQYQAQAGVLRQGDSGSAVSDLQSRLLRIPDVYTDGKVDGKYDSVLAEAVARFQLWYGIRGDEDGEYGDATRRDLEARTSSSTSTGS; from the coding sequence GTGGCAACCGAATCCAGGCGCCCGGTCATAGAGCCGACGCGGGTCATCGGGCCGCTCAGAACAGTCCGGCGGCTGGACGACGATGAGCTGTTCCGGCCGGCAGAGGCCGCAGTACAGGCCGCAGTACAAGCTGCGGCACAGACCGCGGCACAGGCGGCGGAGCCCGCCGCAGCAGGCGAAGAGGACGACACGCAGGTCCTGAGCAGCGTCCCGGCATCGACGGCGCCGTCGGCGCCGGGAGCGCCGGGAGCGCCGGGGTGGTGGAGCAGGCGGGCGCGGCTGACGCTGGTGGTGGCGGGGAGCGTGGGGGCGGGATTTCTGCTGGCGACGGTGCTCATGGCGCGGGTGATCGTGCCGGGCGGCGGTGACGCGGCGGCCGCGGGGGGAAGCTCACCGCAGCCTTCGGTGAGCCCTTCGGCGAGCGCGTCCGCGCAGTACCAGGCGCAGGCCGGTGTGCTGCGGCAGGGGGACAGCGGCTCGGCGGTCTCGGACCTGCAGTCGCGGCTGCTGCGCATCCCGGACGTCTATACGGACGGGAAGGTGGACGGAAAGTACGACTCCGTCCTCGCCGAGGCGGTGGCCCGTTTCCAGCTCTGGTACGGGATCCGGGGTGACGAGGACGGCGAGTACGGGGACGCGACCCGCCGCGACCTCGAAGCCCGTACGAGCAGCAGCACAAGCACCGGCAGCTAG